In Malus sylvestris chromosome 2, drMalSylv7.2, whole genome shotgun sequence, the genomic stretch TTCGTTGGATTTGGGTTACCTTAGTAAGAACCTTTCGCCTTCGATTGCTTTTGAGGTTATTAAGCGGTTGAACAATCCGAAATTGGGGTTGAAATTCTTTGAGCTCAGTAGGGTTAGTCTGAGTGTTAAGCATAGTGTATGGACTTACAATTTTCTTTTGAGGTCTCTGTGTCAAATGGGGCTTCAAGATTCTGCTAAATTGGTGTTTGATTACATGAGGAGTGACGGGCATACGCCCGATGATTCGGTTGTAGAACTCTTGGTGTCGTCGTATGCGCAGATGGGCAAGTTGGATGATGCTGAGAAGTTTCTTGATGAGGCTCATTGTGGTGAGATTAGATTGCCACCTTTCGTGTACAATAACTTGTTCAATGTGTTGGTTAAACAGAATAAAGTAGATGAGGCTGTTTGCTTGTTTAGAAAGCATATGGGGTCGCATTGTCGTCCGGATAACTGGACTTTCAATATTCTAATTCGAGGTTTATGCAGAGTTGGAGAAATTGACAAGGCTTTTGAGTTGTTCAGTGATATGGGGAGTTCTGGTTGCTACCCCGATATAGTTACATATAACACACTAATTAGTGGACTTTGTAGGGCTAATGAGGTAGATAGGGGATTTCAATTACTTAAAGAGGTTCAATCAAGAATCGAACTTTCACCTGATGTTATAACTTTTACGTCAGTCATATCAGGATATTGCAAGTTGGGTAAGATGGAGGAGGCCTCCGTTCTTTTTGATGAGATGATTAATGCCGGAGTTAGACCAACTTCTGTTACTTTCAATGCAATGATTGATGGATTTGGTAAGACTGGCAACATGGGTTCTGCACTTGCTATGCATCAGAAAATGCTCTTTCATGGTTATCATTCAGACGTTTTTACCTTCACTTCCCTAATTGATGGCCATTGTCGAGCTGGGAAACTGAGTCAGGGACTAAAGCTTTGGCAGGAGATGAATGGGAAAAATGTGTCTCCAA encodes the following:
- the LOC126607037 gene encoding pentatricopeptide repeat-containing protein At2g06000-like — protein: MKTQDPNPKPNPISGRPVRKSGQSTGTQNRIFIENIYESRAEPRDGAAVQMTLLFFTARPTFWVRASKIAISHFHSLAHGGARPRPLYDFEVSSNPEVWFVKVVCTLFLRSHSLDLGYLSKNLSPSIAFEVIKRLNNPKLGLKFFELSRVSLSVKHSVWTYNFLLRSLCQMGLQDSAKLVFDYMRSDGHTPDDSVVELLVSSYAQMGKLDDAEKFLDEAHCGEIRLPPFVYNNLFNVLVKQNKVDEAVCLFRKHMGSHCRPDNWTFNILIRGLCRVGEIDKAFELFSDMGSSGCYPDIVTYNTLISGLCRANEVDRGFQLLKEVQSRIELSPDVITFTSVISGYCKLGKMEEASVLFDEMINAGVRPTSVTFNAMIDGFGKTGNMGSALAMHQKMLFHGYHSDVFTFTSLIDGHCRAGKLSQGLKLWQEMNGKNVSPSAYTFSVLINALCKESRLHEARDFLRQLKWSNVVPKPFIYNPVIDGFCKAGNVDEANAIVAEMEEKRCSPDKVTFTILILGNCMKGRMSEAISNFKKMLAIGCAPDSITVNSLTSCLMKAGMPNEAHHIKQIAYNDLNSGMSPSGRTDHMKANAQIPVAV